In a genomic window of Nesterenkonia halotolerans:
- a CDS encoding iron-siderophore ABC transporter substrate-binding protein, which produces MRGSRPVSLSLTRTPATGIAVAAAALLALTSCSSSAEEDAGTEESESTESAESAGAFPATVETEFGEVTVEEEPQRVVALGWGDAEVALDLGVEPVGASDWIGFEDSNGIGPWVENTYSDDPEILGTLELSYEAVAALEPDLILDVRSSGDQERYDRLSSIAPTVGVAPGGANYLTGSEDQVEMIATALGQSEAGEEMLAEQEEAFAAATEEYPDWAGQTVTVATRTAEGWGAYTEGDGRVAFMQDLGFEQNSEVAELGGEGEFSVNISDEQLNLLDADLLIGFPIFIEASEITEDEGWNSIPAVEDGRSMVITDDIANAFSLGTPEAQMFALEELSGDIEETLGE; this is translated from the coding sequence TTGCGCGGATCACGCCCCGTTTCACTCTCCCTCACCCGCACGCCTGCGACCGGCATCGCCGTCGCGGCGGCGGCCCTGCTGGCCCTGACCAGCTGCTCCTCCTCGGCCGAGGAAGATGCCGGGACCGAGGAGAGCGAGTCCACGGAGAGCGCGGAGTCGGCAGGAGCCTTCCCCGCCACGGTGGAGACCGAGTTCGGCGAGGTTACCGTGGAGGAGGAGCCGCAGCGCGTCGTCGCACTGGGCTGGGGAGATGCGGAAGTTGCCCTGGACCTGGGTGTGGAGCCGGTGGGCGCCTCCGACTGGATCGGCTTCGAGGACTCCAACGGGATCGGGCCCTGGGTGGAGAACACCTACAGCGATGATCCCGAGATCCTGGGCACGCTCGAGCTCTCCTATGAGGCCGTCGCGGCCCTGGAGCCCGATCTGATCCTGGATGTGCGCAGCTCCGGGGACCAGGAGCGCTATGACCGGCTGAGCTCTATCGCCCCCACCGTGGGTGTGGCGCCGGGAGGTGCGAACTACCTCACCGGTTCTGAGGACCAGGTGGAGATGATCGCGACCGCACTGGGGCAGTCCGAGGCCGGCGAGGAGATGCTCGCCGAGCAGGAGGAGGCCTTCGCCGCAGCCACCGAGGAGTACCCCGACTGGGCCGGTCAGACCGTCACCGTGGCCACCCGCACCGCAGAGGGCTGGGGCGCCTACACCGAGGGCGATGGTCGCGTGGCCTTCATGCAGGACCTCGGCTTCGAACAGAACTCCGAGGTCGCCGAGCTGGGCGGCGAGGGCGAGTTCAGCGTGAACATCTCCGACGAGCAGCTGAACCTCCTCGACGCGGACCTGCTCATCGGCTTCCCGATCTTCATCGAAGCCAGCGAGATCACCGAGGACGAGGGCTGGAACAGCATCCCCGCCGTGGAGGACGGGCGCTCCATGGTCATCACCGATGACATCGCGAACGCGTTCTCGCTGGGCACGCCCGAGGCGCAGATGTTCGCGCTCGAGGAGCTCAGCGGTGACATCGAGGAGACGCTGGGAGAATGA
- a CDS encoding FecCD family ABC transporter permease → MTAESRTLRRPGRPGMHPHALGRSATPRTRFALVAGLLVLLLLGLASISIGSRGIGLDTVWAALTGGDVSAADDHAILGLRVPRTFAAVVVGAALAVSGALMQSLTRNPLAEPGLLGVSAGSAFAVAIAIVGFGITAPLGYIWFALAGAFFATVTVALIGGMSSGRVDPMRLVLAGVALSAVLSGIIGALRVSDPRTFNALQVWEAGILAGRGLDVTLTVAPLVLAALLVALPLGKGLNTLALGDELAAALGVSLWKTRVLSILAITVLAGGAAAIAGPIAFIGLMVPHAARWFAGADQRWVLLLSMVFGPILMLTADIIARLIVWPGEMPVGLVSALIGAPVLVLLIRRRKALKL, encoded by the coding sequence ATGACGGCAGAATCACGCACCCTGAGACGCCCCGGACGCCCCGGCATGCATCCGCATGCCCTGGGGCGCAGCGCCACGCCCAGGACCCGCTTCGCGCTGGTGGCAGGTCTGCTCGTGCTGCTTCTGCTGGGACTCGCCAGCATCAGCATCGGAAGTCGCGGAATCGGACTGGACACGGTCTGGGCCGCCCTGACCGGCGGGGATGTCAGCGCCGCCGATGACCATGCGATCCTCGGCCTGCGAGTGCCGCGCACCTTCGCCGCCGTCGTCGTCGGCGCTGCCCTGGCTGTGTCGGGTGCGCTGATGCAGTCCCTCACCCGCAATCCGCTGGCCGAGCCCGGGCTGCTGGGCGTCTCCGCGGGCTCCGCCTTCGCCGTGGCGATCGCCATCGTGGGCTTCGGCATCACCGCCCCGCTGGGCTATATCTGGTTCGCTCTGGCGGGCGCCTTCTTCGCCACGGTCACCGTGGCGCTGATCGGCGGGATGTCCTCCGGGCGAGTGGATCCGATGCGACTGGTGCTGGCCGGCGTCGCCCTCTCTGCAGTGCTCTCCGGGATCATTGGAGCGCTGCGCGTCTCGGATCCGCGCACCTTCAATGCGCTGCAGGTCTGGGAGGCGGGAATCCTGGCAGGCCGCGGCCTCGACGTCACGCTCACCGTGGCGCCGCTGGTCCTCGCCGCTCTGCTGGTCGCGCTGCCCCTGGGCAAGGGCCTGAACACGCTGGCGCTGGGCGATGAGCTGGCGGCCGCTCTGGGGGTGTCGCTCTGGAAGACCCGGGTGCTCAGCATCCTGGCGATCACCGTGCTGGCCGGCGGGGCGGCCGCCATCGCCGGACCCATCGCCTTCATCGGTCTGATGGTGCCGCACGCCGCGCGCTGGTTCGCCGGGGCCGATCAGCGCTGGGTGCTGCTGCTCTCGATGGTCTTCGGTCCGATCCTCATGCTCACTGCCGACATCATCGCCCGGCTCATCGTCTGGCCCGGGGAGATGCCGGTCGGCCTGGTCAGTGCGCTGATCGGCGCCCCCGTCCTGGTGCTGCTCATCCGGCGGCGGAAGGCGCTGAAGCTGTGA
- a CDS encoding siderophore-interacting protein, with protein MILRSSLAEAAPRSTTAGVAAEPTPQRAYRTVVARVQRLSPNFLRFTLQDEALRHFYTGGLDQRIKLLLPRADGTLPELGLFDEPQPEAMTWYTAWRQLPDAERNPIRTYTARSIRPRQDQIDVDFVVHGTEGPASAWAVQAEVGDELVIIGPDGRSSKAGGGIEFNPGTARDILLAGDETAVPAICAILEMLPERIHGEAYLEIPTRADALDVVNRSGVEIYWLPREGADRGEPLTRAVQNWGRRRAEIFAQRRSSWQPSRGEPVGAPSGAEELGEIAEGDLLWEVADADGFREYAWLAGEAGVITGLRRHLVKDVGLSRKQVSFMGYWKHGRAGA; from the coding sequence ATGATCCTGCGCTCCAGCCTGGCCGAAGCCGCCCCTCGCAGCACCACTGCGGGGGTGGCCGCCGAGCCCACTCCTCAGCGCGCCTACCGCACGGTGGTGGCCCGGGTGCAGCGGCTGAGCCCGAACTTCCTGCGGTTCACCCTGCAGGACGAGGCGCTGCGGCACTTCTACACCGGCGGACTCGATCAGCGGATCAAGCTGCTGCTTCCCCGTGCCGATGGAACGCTGCCCGAGCTGGGGCTCTTCGACGAGCCCCAGCCGGAGGCGATGACGTGGTACACCGCCTGGAGGCAGCTTCCCGACGCCGAGCGCAACCCGATCCGGACCTACACCGCACGAAGCATCAGGCCGCGTCAGGATCAGATCGACGTGGACTTCGTGGTCCACGGCACGGAGGGCCCAGCCTCTGCCTGGGCAGTCCAGGCGGAGGTCGGCGACGAGCTCGTCATCATCGGTCCCGATGGTCGGTCCTCCAAGGCCGGCGGCGGCATCGAGTTCAACCCCGGCACAGCGCGCGACATCCTGCTCGCCGGTGATGAGACGGCGGTCCCCGCGATCTGCGCCATCCTGGAGATGCTCCCGGAGCGCATCCACGGGGAGGCCTATCTGGAGATCCCCACCCGGGCCGACGCGCTGGATGTGGTGAATCGCTCCGGTGTGGAGATCTATTGGCTTCCCCGCGAGGGTGCCGACCGCGGTGAGCCGCTGACCAGAGCCGTGCAGAACTGGGGCAGGCGGCGGGCCGAGATCTTCGCCCAGCGTCGCTCCTCCTGGCAGCCCTCCCGCGGTGAACCGGTGGGCGCTCCGTCGGGAGCCGAAGAGCTCGGCGAGATCGCCGAAGGGGACCTCCTCTGGGAGGTCGCCGACGCCGACGGCTTCCGGGAGTACGCCTGGCTCGCCGGAGAGGCCGGGGTCATCACCGGGCTGCGCAGACACCTGGTCAAGGACGTCGGGCTCAGCCGCAAGCAGGTCTCCTTCATGGGCTACTGGAAGCACGGCCGCGCAGGAGCCTGA
- a CDS encoding amidohydrolase, translated as MQTVSGPGTTGAPITSPDPLVLRNVRLAGGGALLDAHLAQGRVMALVPAGSAPEPADGAAAPSFAVPSSAAPSLDAAGRFLIPGLWDHHVHFTQWVIQRQRLDLADTNSAADVLQLVRGALADERTAASSVVVGYGFRDGLWPDQPTLACLDEATGSVPVGLISGDLHCMWLNSALQAKLDVTTDASGLLREGESFAVMDQLQDPAALTHEIYAKTAVDAARRGVVGIVEFENADNIGQWPLRTAAGVDSLRVEVSVWPDSLEAAISAGLKTGDVLDERGLVTMGPLKVISDGSLNTRTAWCWEPYPDLDLMHPHSCGMQTVPMEELQEVMGKARDAQIGAAIHAIGDRANTAVLDAFEALRMPGVIEHAQLLRWEDIPRFAQLGLTASVQPEHAMDDRDVADAFWAGRTDRAFPLEAMRRAGVKLRLGSDAPVAPLDPWVAMAAAVGRSRDGRTAWHPEQRLDPATALAAATRTESVHVRTGDVADLVLVDSDPLIDTMTDPTASGLREMGVSATLLGGRLTYDGLS; from the coding sequence ATGCAGACAGTCTCGGGTCCCGGGACGACCGGCGCTCCCATCACGTCACCTGACCCGCTCGTGCTGCGCAATGTGCGCCTCGCGGGTGGGGGAGCGCTTCTGGACGCCCATCTCGCGCAGGGCCGTGTGATGGCGCTGGTTCCGGCAGGTTCCGCCCCGGAACCCGCCGACGGAGCTGCTGCCCCGTCCTTCGCCGTCCCGTCCTCCGCTGCCCCGAGCCTCGACGCGGCAGGCCGGTTCCTCATCCCCGGACTCTGGGACCACCACGTCCACTTCACCCAGTGGGTCATCCAGCGCCAGCGTCTCGACCTCGCGGACACGAACAGTGCCGCAGACGTGCTCCAGCTGGTCCGCGGCGCGTTGGCCGATGAGCGGACGGCGGCGAGCTCCGTCGTCGTCGGCTATGGGTTCCGCGACGGGCTGTGGCCGGATCAGCCCACGCTCGCCTGCCTCGATGAAGCCACGGGCTCCGTTCCGGTGGGTCTGATCAGCGGTGATCTGCACTGCATGTGGCTGAACTCCGCGCTGCAGGCGAAACTGGACGTGACCACAGACGCCAGCGGGCTGCTCCGCGAGGGGGAGTCCTTCGCCGTGATGGACCAGCTGCAGGACCCCGCGGCGCTGACTCACGAGATCTACGCCAAGACCGCAGTCGATGCGGCCCGGCGCGGAGTGGTCGGGATCGTCGAGTTCGAGAACGCCGACAACATCGGACAGTGGCCGCTGCGCACAGCGGCGGGGGTCGACTCGCTGCGCGTGGAGGTCTCGGTGTGGCCCGATTCCCTGGAGGCGGCGATCTCCGCGGGGCTGAAGACCGGCGATGTGCTCGATGAGCGCGGGCTGGTCACCATGGGGCCGCTGAAGGTCATCTCGGACGGCTCCCTGAACACGCGGACCGCCTGGTGCTGGGAGCCCTACCCTGATCTGGACCTGATGCACCCGCACAGCTGCGGGATGCAGACCGTGCCGATGGAGGAGCTGCAGGAGGTGATGGGCAAGGCTCGGGACGCCCAGATCGGCGCGGCCATCCACGCGATCGGTGACCGCGCGAACACCGCCGTGCTCGACGCCTTCGAGGCGCTGCGGATGCCCGGGGTGATCGAGCATGCTCAGCTGCTGCGCTGGGAGGACATCCCGCGCTTCGCCCAGCTCGGCCTCACCGCCAGCGTGCAGCCCGAGCACGCAATGGACGACCGAGATGTGGCCGACGCCTTCTGGGCGGGGCGCACCGATCGCGCCTTCCCGCTGGAGGCGATGCGCCGCGCGGGAGTGAAGCTGCGGCTGGGCTCCGACGCGCCGGTGGCGCCGCTGGATCCCTGGGTGGCGATGGCGGCCGCAGTGGGGAGAAGCCGGGACGGGCGCACCGCGTGGCACCCGGAGCAGCGGCTGGACCCCGCGACCGCGCTCGCCGCAGCGACGCGCACGGAGTCGGTGCACGTACGCACCGGGGATGTGGCCGATCTGGTGCTGGTGGACAGCGATCCGCTGATCGACACGATGACCGATCCCACGGCCTCAGGGCTGCGCGAGATGGGAGTCTCCGCCACGCTGCTCGGCGGCCGGCTGACCTACGACGGGCTCAGCTGA
- a CDS encoding FMN-binding negative transcriptional regulator gives MRQNPDYALEDLAGIKELIRAHPWCIFVANTPAGLIASHYPVMLEESDDDELVLLSHVGRPDEVKLGLGGDGESGELLAIVQGPHGYISPSWYGYRPNVPTWNFATAHLYGVPEVLSDAENLAVLHRLVEHFESPLPDPHLLDSTEENSEYAQRIVRGTVGFRMRITRLEAKEKMNQDKPAESVRNIIEQLRAPGPYSSPALADRMERVNTEKLNTEKLEGPE, from the coding sequence ATGCGCCAAAACCCTGATTACGCCCTCGAAGACCTTGCGGGCATCAAAGAGCTCATCAGGGCGCACCCGTGGTGCATCTTCGTGGCGAACACCCCGGCAGGGCTCATCGCCTCCCACTACCCGGTGATGCTCGAAGAGTCCGACGACGACGAGCTCGTCCTGCTCAGCCACGTGGGCCGGCCGGACGAGGTCAAGCTCGGGCTGGGCGGCGACGGCGAGTCTGGCGAGCTGCTGGCCATCGTCCAGGGACCCCACGGATACATCTCTCCGAGCTGGTACGGCTACCGACCCAACGTGCCCACCTGGAACTTCGCGACCGCGCACCTCTACGGCGTGCCCGAGGTGCTCTCGGATGCGGAGAATCTCGCGGTGCTGCATCGACTGGTGGAACATTTCGAGTCGCCGCTGCCTGACCCGCACCTGCTCGACTCCACCGAGGAGAACAGTGAATACGCCCAGCGGATCGTGCGCGGGACGGTCGGATTCAGGATGCGCATCACTCGCCTCGAGGCCAAGGAAAAGATGAACCAGGACAAGCCCGCAGAATCCGTGCGCAACATCATCGAGCAGCTGCGTGCACCGGGCCCGTACTCCAGCCCGGCGCTCGCGGATCGGATGGAACGTGTCAACACCGAGAAGCTCAACACCGAGAAGCTCGAGGGCCCCGAATGA
- a CDS encoding FecCD family ABC transporter permease, whose amino-acid sequence MTADLHPRPTKPPRLTHRPVRSMLVGAGLCLALIILSIIALGMGDYPLSPPEVLTALTGAGDFDSTVVLQWRLPRITAALVFGAALAVSGALFQTLTRNPLGSPDIIGFSTGAYTGVLLATVGIGGATLANGLIGTALGALIGGLGTALLVYFLAYRQGVQGFRLIVVGIGVTAALHAVNSWILLRAQTETAMGAAIWGAGSLGLTSWADVLPAIGIVLAVLPLLLMTVRPLRQLELGDDVAASHGVKVEPTRLVILGVGVLLTALVTAATGPIAFVALAAPQIARLVARSPGIPLVHSALMGALVLLGSDMIAQQALAQPIPVGMVTVILGGGYLAALLAYQARRD is encoded by the coding sequence GTGACGGCGGACCTGCACCCTCGACCCACGAAGCCACCCCGGCTGACCCACCGGCCCGTCCGTTCGATGCTGGTGGGTGCGGGCCTGTGCCTAGCGCTGATCATTCTGAGCATCATCGCGCTGGGAATGGGCGACTACCCGCTGAGCCCTCCGGAGGTGCTGACCGCGCTGACCGGAGCCGGGGACTTCGACTCCACGGTGGTGCTGCAATGGCGACTGCCCCGGATCACCGCCGCACTGGTCTTCGGTGCCGCGCTCGCGGTCTCCGGAGCGCTGTTCCAGACCCTGACGCGGAATCCGCTGGGCTCCCCGGACATCATCGGCTTCTCCACCGGCGCGTATACCGGCGTGCTGCTCGCCACGGTCGGGATCGGCGGCGCGACCCTGGCGAACGGCCTGATCGGCACCGCGCTCGGCGCACTGATCGGGGGGCTGGGCACAGCGCTGCTGGTCTATTTCCTGGCCTACCGGCAGGGCGTGCAGGGCTTCCGACTGATCGTGGTCGGCATCGGCGTCACCGCCGCGCTGCATGCGGTGAACTCCTGGATCCTGCTGCGCGCCCAGACCGAGACCGCGATGGGCGCCGCGATCTGGGGCGCCGGCTCGCTGGGGCTGACCAGCTGGGCGGATGTTCTCCCGGCCATCGGGATCGTGCTGGCGGTGCTTCCGCTGCTGCTGATGACCGTGCGACCGCTGCGTCAGCTGGAGCTCGGGGACGACGTCGCCGCCTCTCACGGGGTCAAGGTGGAGCCCACCCGCCTGGTGATCTTGGGAGTCGGGGTGCTGCTCACCGCTCTGGTCACCGCCGCCACCGGCCCCATCGCCTTCGTCGCGCTGGCTGCCCCACAGATCGCCCGGCTGGTCGCTCGCTCCCCCGGCATCCCGCTGGTGCATTCCGCGCTCATGGGAGCACTGGTGCTGCTGGGGTCCGACATGATCGCGCAGCAGGCGCTGGCGCAGCCGATTCCCGTCGGCATGGTGACGGTGATCCTGGGCGGCGGCTATCTGGCGGCGCTGCTGGCGTACCAGGCACGTCGGGACTGA
- a CDS encoding M14 family zinc carboxypeptidase, with product MHSRGITTAPAPLRREEILDRAAGLPEVHHYPSVDELNQAFAELEAAHPELMDVRQLGHSRAGDPILLYTVDGGPTAELSGLLAGGVHPNEPIGSWTMLHLARELLRDPDLRGRLGASWHFLPCADPDSMRLNEGWFHSPGERGRYFQHFYRPAGPEQVEWTFPFKYKSAHFDAMLPETRALQRAIDLSRPDFYMPLHNAEAGGAYYYLSDAMQPLHELLGELPQALGVPLHRGEPEGAHFEVLAPGIFAMGTLEEAYDWMEALGLDPFPEGSAGESSTGYARTHGTISMVAEMPLWKHPGADDVTPTHRSYAWLLQDQAEELAAAGELLMDLLRRFDELPRRFDSAEPPLLRASRAFLPLLAQAALSQRARADDEASQRLATVAEVHGVQGILHMLRLRFGGMFLRALRDAAHEEPGTVNEETGSVNDEPSSAARVTPLVTELEPVYARWLDEALTEEAELQVIPIKDAAGLQYGSVLALAAHTLRQRQDLAASVSDQRAEA from the coding sequence ATGCACTCCCGCGGGATCACCACCGCTCCGGCGCCGCTGCGCCGTGAGGAGATCCTGGATCGGGCCGCGGGACTGCCGGAGGTCCACCACTACCCCAGTGTCGATGAGCTGAATCAGGCCTTCGCCGAGCTGGAGGCCGCGCATCCGGAGCTGATGGACGTCAGACAGCTCGGGCATTCACGCGCTGGGGACCCGATCCTGCTCTACACCGTGGACGGCGGGCCGACCGCTGAGTTGAGCGGCCTGCTGGCCGGGGGCGTGCATCCGAATGAGCCGATCGGCTCCTGGACGATGCTTCATCTCGCCCGCGAGCTGCTCCGTGATCCTGACCTTCGCGGCCGGCTGGGGGCCAGCTGGCACTTCCTGCCCTGCGCCGATCCCGATTCCATGCGACTCAACGAGGGCTGGTTCCACAGTCCGGGTGAGCGGGGTCGGTACTTCCAACACTTCTACCGTCCCGCCGGACCGGAACAGGTGGAGTGGACCTTTCCCTTCAAGTACAAGAGTGCGCACTTCGATGCGATGCTGCCGGAGACCCGGGCGCTGCAGCGCGCGATTGACCTGAGCCGGCCGGATTTCTACATGCCGCTGCACAACGCGGAGGCCGGCGGGGCGTACTACTACCTCTCGGACGCGATGCAGCCGCTGCACGAGCTTCTCGGCGAGCTGCCGCAGGCGCTCGGCGTCCCGCTGCACCGAGGAGAGCCCGAGGGGGCGCATTTCGAGGTGCTGGCACCGGGGATCTTCGCCATGGGCACGCTCGAAGAGGCCTACGACTGGATGGAGGCCCTGGGGCTCGACCCCTTCCCCGAGGGCTCGGCGGGTGAATCCTCCACCGGATACGCGAGAACCCACGGCACAATCTCGATGGTGGCGGAGATGCCGCTGTGGAAGCATCCCGGCGCCGACGACGTCACCCCCACGCACCGCAGCTACGCGTGGCTGCTTCAGGACCAGGCCGAGGAGCTCGCCGCGGCAGGAGAGCTGCTCATGGACCTGCTGCGACGCTTCGATGAGCTGCCGCGCCGGTTCGACTCCGCCGAGCCGCCGCTGCTGCGCGCCAGCCGCGCCTTCCTGCCGCTGCTGGCCCAGGCGGCACTGTCTCAGCGCGCCCGCGCGGACGATGAGGCCTCCCAGCGTCTCGCGACGGTGGCCGAGGTGCACGGGGTCCAGGGCATCCTGCACATGCTTCGGCTGCGCTTCGGCGGCATGTTCCTGCGCGCGCTCCGCGACGCGGCGCATGAGGAGCCGGGCACAGTGAATGAGGAGACCGGCTCGGTGAATGACGAGCCCAGCTCAGCCGCGCGTGTCACGCCCCTCGTCACCGAGCTTGAACCAGTCTACGCGCGCTGGCTGGACGAGGCCCTCACCGAGGAGGCCGAGCTGCAGGTCATTCCGATCAAGGATGCCGCCGGCCTGCAATACGGCTCGGTCCTGGCGCTGGCGGCGCATACCCTGCGCCAGCGCCAGGACCTCGCTGCGTCTGTGAGCGACCAGCGCGCCGAGGCCTGA